The proteins below are encoded in one region of Thermosulfurimonas marina:
- the radC gene encoding RadC family protein, translating into MEKTAVFRREVSGHRERLRRRFLEYGLSAFTDEDILEMLLAFGTPRRDTRGTARELLRQFGSLPEVLEAPVEELTRVAGVGPRNVLPLKFVHEVARRYLRRRLETRPRLTRAREVYEYLAHELADRPQEVVLALFLDARSRVLALEELFRGTLTEAAVYPREVFRLAFAHRAAALILAHNHPSGDPSPSSADIALTRRLLLAGRLLETRLLDHLILAREGYFSFAEKGLLARLEEEVARL; encoded by the coding sequence ATGGAAAAGACCGCGGTCTTTCGGCGCGAGGTCTCCGGGCACCGGGAGCGCCTGCGGCGGCGTTTCCTGGAATACGGCCTTTCGGCCTTTACCGACGAGGACATCCTGGAGATGCTTCTGGCCTTCGGCACCCCTCGCCGGGACACTCGGGGCACGGCCCGGGAGCTCTTGCGGCAATTCGGCTCCCTTCCGGAGGTGCTCGAGGCCCCGGTGGAGGAACTTACCCGGGTGGCCGGAGTGGGTCCGCGCAACGTGCTCCCCCTGAAATTCGTCCACGAGGTGGCCCGGCGCTATCTCCGTCGTCGCCTGGAGACCCGCCCTCGTCTCACCCGGGCCCGCGAGGTCTACGAGTATCTGGCCCACGAACTGGCCGATCGCCCCCAGGAGGTGGTGCTGGCCCTCTTTCTCGATGCCCGGAGTCGAGTACTGGCCCTGGAGGAACTCTTCCGGGGAACCCTCACCGAGGCCGCGGTCTATCCCCGGGAGGTCTTCCGTCTGGCCTTTGCCCATCGGGCCGCGGCCTTGATTCTGGCCCACAATCACCCGAGCGGAGACCCTTCTCCCTCCTCGGCGGACATCGCCCTCACCCGAAGACTCCTTCTTGCGGGCCGTCTCCTGGAGACCCGGCTTCTGGATCACCTCATTCTGGCTCGGGAAGGGTACTTCAGTTTTGCGGAAAAGGGACTGCTCGCCCGCCTGGAGGAGGAAGTCGCCCGGCTATGA
- the ispH gene encoding 4-hydroxy-3-methylbut-2-enyl diphosphate reductase, with translation MKIEIARRAGFCMGVRRAMRLALRAAETAEKPVYTYGPLIHNPQALELLQKLGVEDLRKHLEAREGVVIIRAHGVPPEEKENLLRQGFEVVDGTCPRVARVQALARKYAREGYQVIIIGDQEHAEVKGILAYTEGRGLVVSNFGDLERLPPLEKYVILSQTTQDEEVFEVLSQEILSRFPGGQVINTICHATHVRQESIRELAARCEALVVVGGRGSANTNRLAQIAREEGREVFLVETPEELPLEKLASFRRLGVSAGASTPNWLINGVVERLKAYRNPWRRVLLLALYLHIPLFLSVAGLTAGADLLTGRSLFPVEPLVAFLLTFFAHTWNLLGARGFLSLCQPYKAAFYARHERVLVGTVVGSFLLALLLALKLDPLTFVTLALLGGLSALYSLTRLRSLFPGNRTLFISAYWVVLAAILSLPWENPVPLLLLLPLAFWQALYLDLLDLFEDGFVGKESLAALLGEKRAFRLLKILIALGAFVHLFLALGLELNLLVLFPLWAYLLGLTLYLQRRPLGRRLFLEYLGTSPGLVFFGLALLARGLS, from the coding sequence ATGAAGATCGAGATCGCCCGTCGGGCCGGATTCTGTATGGGGGTGCGGAGGGCCATGCGCCTGGCCCTCCGGGCCGCAGAGACCGCGGAAAAGCCGGTCTACACCTACGGCCCCCTTATCCACAATCCCCAAGCCCTGGAGCTTCTCCAAAAACTGGGGGTGGAAGATCTGCGAAAGCATCTGGAGGCCCGCGAAGGAGTGGTGATCATTCGGGCCCACGGAGTCCCTCCGGAAGAAAAGGAAAACCTCCTGCGCCAGGGTTTTGAAGTGGTGGACGGCACCTGTCCTCGGGTGGCCCGGGTCCAGGCCCTGGCCCGCAAATACGCCCGGGAAGGCTATCAGGTAATCATCATCGGCGACCAGGAACATGCCGAAGTAAAAGGTATCCTGGCCTATACCGAGGGCCGCGGCCTGGTGGTGAGCAATTTTGGAGACCTGGAAAGGCTTCCCCCTCTCGAAAAGTACGTAATCCTTTCCCAGACCACCCAGGACGAAGAGGTCTTTGAGGTCCTCTCCCAGGAGATTCTTTCGCGCTTTCCCGGAGGCCAGGTCATCAACACCATCTGTCATGCCACCCATGTGCGGCAGGAAAGCATCCGGGAGCTCGCCGCCCGTTGCGAGGCCCTGGTGGTGGTGGGGGGTCGGGGGAGTGCCAATACCAACCGCCTGGCCCAGATCGCCCGGGAAGAAGGCCGGGAGGTCTTCCTGGTGGAAACCCCCGAGGAATTGCCCCTGGAAAAACTGGCCTCTTTTAGGCGCCTCGGTGTTTCCGCCGGGGCCTCCACCCCTAACTGGCTCATCAACGGGGTGGTGGAGCGCCTCAAGGCCTACCGCAACCCCTGGCGCAGAGTCCTCCTTCTGGCCCTCTATCTCCATATTCCTCTTTTTCTATCTGTAGCCGGCCTTACGGCCGGGGCGGACCTTCTGACCGGAAGATCTCTTTTTCCGGTAGAGCCCCTGGTGGCCTTTCTCCTCACCTTCTTCGCCCACACCTGGAATCTCCTCGGGGCCCGGGGATTTCTCTCCCTGTGCCAGCCTTACAAGGCCGCCTTTTACGCCCGCCACGAAAGAGTCCTGGTAGGGACGGTGGTGGGGAGTTTCCTCCTGGCCCTCCTTCTGGCCCTGAAGTTAGACCCCTTGACCTTCGTAACCCTGGCCCTTCTCGGAGGGCTTTCCGCCCTTTACAGTCTCACCCGGCTGAGGAGCCTCTTTCCGGGAAATCGCACCCTCTTTATCTCGGCCTACTGGGTGGTCCTGGCCGCCATCCTGAGTCTTCCCTGGGAAAACCCGGTCCCTCTCCTTCTCCTTCTGCCCCTTGCCTTCTGGCAAGCCCTCTATCTGGATCTTCTGGACCTCTTTGAAGACGGCTTCGTGGGCAAGGAATCTCTGGCGGCCCTCCTGGGAGAAAAACGGGCCTTCCGGCTCCTGAAAATCCTTATCGCCCTCGGGGCCTTTGTCCATCTGTTTTTGGCCCTGGGCCTGGAGCTGAACCTTCTGGTCCTCTTCCCTCTCTGGGCCTATCTTCTAGGGCTTACTCTCTATCTCCAGCGCCGCCCCTTGGGACGCAGGCTCTTTCTGGAGTATCTGGGGACCAGTCCGGGGCTTGTCTTTTTCGGACTGGCCCTTCTGGCAAGGGGACTTTCTTGA
- the tadA gene encoding tRNA adenosine(34) deaminase TadA — protein sequence MRPEDRIFMEMALAEARQAAEEGEVPVGAVLVSAEGEILARAHNRPIALCDPTAHAEILALREGARKLGNYRLLGTTLYVTLEPCPMCAGALVYARVARLVFGARDPRFGACVSLYRLVTDPRLNHRLEITEGVLAEDCAALLKEFFRQRR from the coding sequence TTGAGACCGGAAGACCGGATCTTTATGGAGATGGCCCTAGCCGAGGCCCGGCAGGCGGCCGAGGAAGGAGAAGTTCCGGTGGGGGCGGTCCTGGTCTCCGCCGAGGGAGAAATCCTGGCCCGGGCCCACAATCGGCCCATCGCCCTTTGTGACCCCACGGCCCATGCGGAGATCCTGGCCCTGCGGGAGGGAGCCCGGAAGTTGGGCAACTACCGCCTCCTCGGCACCACCCTTTATGTCACCCTTGAGCCCTGCCCCATGTGCGCCGGGGCCCTGGTCTATGCCCGGGTGGCCCGCCTGGTCTTCGGGGCCCGCGACCCCCGCTTCGGGGCCTGCGTAAGCCTCTACCGCCTGGTCACCGACCCCCGCCTCAACCACCGTCTGGAGATCACCGAAGGGGTACTGGCCGAAGACTGTGCGGCCCTTCTTAAGGAATTCTTTCGCCAGCGCCGGTAA
- a CDS encoding PEP-CTERM sorting domain-containing protein: MASLDKDFDGLGSWSEDGVLVAALFFTDGETGYFEGEVGAYAEASVVPLPSALFLFGSGLLGVACWRRKREIT; the protein is encoded by the coding sequence ATGGCTTCCCTTGACAAAGATTTCGATGGGCTCGGTTCCTGGTCTGAGGATGGGGTTCTGGTGGCTGCTTTATTTTTCACCGACGGAGAGACGGGGTATTTCGAAGGCGAGGTGGGTGCTTATGCCGAGGCCTCTGTGGTGCCTTTGCCCTCGGCCCTTTTCCTTTTCGGAAGCGGTCTTTTGGGGGTGGCCTGCTGGCGCAGAAAAAGGGAAATTACTTAA
- a CDS encoding HD domain-containing protein: protein MRIDPETWKRLYERARLLYEENGTSHRLDHVERVMALAERLAREEGADPEVVRVAALLHDIGRAEEARTRGRVCHAAYGAELARKILEEFRFPPDFIERVVRAIRRHRFRGSERPETLEEKVLFDADKLDSLGAVGIGRAFLFAGEVGARLHNPEVDLEKTEPYSREDTAWREFKLKLSRIKDRLLTPSGRRLAEERHRFMEEFFERLHREVRGEL, encoded by the coding sequence ATGAGGATTGATCCGGAGACCTGGAAGCGCCTTTATGAAAGGGCCCGTCTCCTTTATGAGGAGAACGGGACCTCGCACCGCCTGGATCATGTGGAAAGGGTGATGGCCCTGGCCGAGCGCCTGGCCCGGGAGGAGGGGGCCGACCCGGAAGTGGTGCGCGTGGCGGCCCTCCTTCACGATATCGGTCGGGCCGAGGAGGCCCGCACCCGGGGCCGGGTCTGCCATGCGGCCTACGGGGCGGAACTGGCCCGCAAGATCCTGGAAGAGTTCCGGTTCCCTCCGGATTTCATAGAAAGGGTGGTCCGGGCCATTCGCCGGCATCGCTTCCGGGGTTCCGAGCGGCCCGAAACCCTGGAGGAAAAAGTCCTCTTTGATGCCGACAAACTGGACAGCCTCGGAGCCGTCGGGATCGGTCGGGCCTTTCTCTTTGCCGGAGAGGTGGGGGCCCGTCTGCACAATCCGGAGGTAGACCTGGAAAAGACCGAGCCCTATTCCCGGGAGGATACCGCCTGGCGGGAATTCAAACTAAAGCTTTCCCGGATCAAGGATCGTCTCCTTACTCCCTCCGGCCGCCGTCTGGCCGAAGAACGCCACCGCTTCATGGAGGAGTTTTTCGAAAGGCTCCACCGCGAAGTCCGAGGAGAGCTTTAG
- a CDS encoding MFS transporter, translating to MAFWLEWAQGLVLPLRRKYFRYFILAQGLSLLGRWVHTTAQRWLLYELTGSPAYLGLLGALGSLPVLLFALPAGVLADHFPKRRVLALAQLTAALSAFLLFLLTWAHLVRPWQVLALAFLMGLGVALEFPVRNAFIYDLVGKEDLVSALSLHSLAFNLSRFAGPALAGALMSTVGLAFCFLFNALSYLPVTLAVLVTELPENHLPSRGNLFQALREGLGYALRRPAIRGVLLLVALVSVGLFPYAVLLPALVRELYAGGGREFSIFMAANGLGALLGALFAGTAGRRLPSFLLIRVSALLLPPAVYLLALGPGLKASWALLALIGFLMVNVIMNGNARVQSLCGDEMRGRVLGLFSWCFFGLFPVGSLFWGAVAERWGSAGALKAAALFSLGAIIVLFWSSGGRHED from the coding sequence ATGGCCTTCTGGTTGGAATGGGCCCAGGGTTTGGTGCTCCCTCTGCGGCGCAAATATTTTCGTTACTTCATTCTGGCCCAGGGGCTTTCTCTCTTGGGCCGCTGGGTGCACACCACCGCCCAGCGCTGGCTCCTTTATGAACTCACCGGCTCTCCGGCCTATCTGGGACTTTTGGGGGCCTTAGGAAGCCTTCCGGTCCTCCTTTTTGCCCTGCCGGCCGGGGTGCTGGCCGACCATTTTCCCAAAAGGCGGGTCCTGGCCCTGGCCCAGCTCACCGCAGCCCTTTCGGCCTTCCTCCTCTTTCTCCTCACCTGGGCCCATCTGGTGCGCCCCTGGCAGGTCCTGGCCCTGGCCTTCCTTATGGGGCTGGGGGTGGCCCTGGAATTTCCGGTCCGCAACGCCTTTATCTACGACCTGGTGGGAAAGGAAGATCTGGTTTCGGCCCTTTCTCTACATTCCCTGGCCTTCAATCTTTCGCGGTTTGCCGGCCCGGCCCTGGCCGGGGCCCTCATGAGCACGGTGGGCCTGGCTTTCTGTTTCCTCTTTAACGCCCTTTCCTATCTTCCGGTAACCCTGGCGGTGCTGGTCACCGAACTTCCCGAAAATCACCTCCCCTCGCGGGGCAATCTTTTCCAGGCCCTAAGGGAGGGGCTAGGGTATGCCCTTCGGCGGCCGGCTATCCGGGGGGTGCTCCTCCTGGTGGCCCTGGTGAGTGTGGGCCTTTTCCCCTACGCCGTGCTCCTTCCGGCCCTGGTGCGCGAGCTTTACGCCGGCGGAGGCCGGGAATTCAGTATCTTCATGGCCGCCAACGGCTTGGGAGCCCTTCTGGGGGCCCTCTTTGCGGGCACCGCGGGACGCCGCCTGCCCTCCTTTCTCCTTATTCGGGTCTCGGCCCTCCTGCTCCCCCCTGCGGTTTACCTCCTGGCCCTGGGTCCCGGACTCAAGGCCTCCTGGGCCCTTCTGGCCTTGATCGGCTTTCTCATGGTAAATGTGATTATGAACGGCAACGCCCGGGTGCAGAGCCTCTGCGGAGACGAAATGCGGGGGCGGGTGTTGGGGCTTTTCAGTTGGTGTTTTTTCGGGCTCTTTCCGGTGGGCTCTCTTTTTTGGGGGGCGGTAGCCGAAAGATGGGGGTCGGCCGGGGCCCTCAAGGCCGCGGCCCTCTTTTCCCTGGGGGCCATAATCGTCCTTTTTTGGAGCTCCGGAGGACGCCATGAGGATTGA
- a CDS encoding ferredoxin domain-containing protein: MQLNPEKEVAELAGRLMLTAARTAPKARGQDEILTALVTEPEEKEALAREMEKIAERGKAFAFFKRDAENVRQAEAVVLIGLKFERPVGVNCRACGLDCERILKAEKVSGDYEGPLCALRLVDLGIAVGSAVSVAKDLCVDNRVMYTIGVAARRLGWLAAQVILGVPLSIKGKNIFFDRKA, from the coding sequence ATGCAGCTTAATCCCGAAAAGGAAGTGGCGGAGCTTGCGGGGCGTCTCATGTTGACGGCGGCCCGCACGGCCCCTAAGGCCCGGGGACAGGACGAAATCCTGACCGCGCTCGTCACCGAGCCAGAGGAAAAGGAAGCCCTGGCTCGGGAGATGGAAAAAATTGCTGAACGGGGTAAAGCCTTTGCCTTTTTCAAAAGAGACGCCGAAAATGTGCGCCAGGCCGAGGCCGTAGTCCTCATCGGGCTCAAATTTGAGCGTCCGGTAGGGGTGAATTGCCGGGCCTGCGGCCTGGACTGCGAGCGCATCCTGAAGGCCGAAAAGGTCTCCGGAGACTATGAAGGCCCGCTTTGCGCCCTCCGCCTGGTGGATCTGGGGATTGCCGTGGGCTCGGCGGTCTCGGTGGCCAAGGACCTCTGTGTGGACAACCGCGTGATGTACACCATCGGGGTGGCGGCCCGGCGCCTGGGCTGGCTTGCGGCCCAGGTGATCCTGGGGGTGCCTCTCAGCATCAAGGGCAAGAATATCTTCTTTGACCGCAAGGCCTGA
- a CDS encoding EamA family transporter, which yields MDGRIFLLWILTLLFWGTSPLLEKVALQAVPPLLALAVRTGVAALALALAVILTGEAGQLAELRLRDFLVLAGSGLLAGFLGMLTYFMLLKSGAASKIVPLTAAYPLVTALLALLFLREELTPARLLGILLTVSGLIILQRS from the coding sequence ATGGACGGAAGGATCTTCCTCCTCTGGATCCTTACCCTCCTTTTCTGGGGGACCTCTCCCCTCCTCGAAAAGGTAGCCCTGCAGGCGGTGCCCCCGCTTCTGGCCCTGGCGGTGCGCACCGGGGTGGCCGCCCTGGCCCTGGCCCTGGCGGTGATCCTGACCGGGGAGGCGGGCCAGCTGGCCGAATTACGCCTGCGCGATTTCCTGGTGCTGGCCGGAAGCGGCCTTCTGGCGGGCTTCCTGGGTATGCTCACCTACTTCATGCTCCTTAAAAGCGGAGCGGCCTCGAAAATCGTCCCCCTTACCGCGGCCTATCCTCTGGTGACCGCGCTCCTGGCCCTCCTTTTCCTGCGGGAGGAACTGACCCCGGCCCGTCTCTTAGGGATTCTCCTTACGGTAAGCGGTCTTATCATATTGCAGAGGAGTTGA
- the polX gene encoding DNA polymerase/3'-5' exonuclease PolX: MRNQEVAEIFRRVAALLEIKGENPYRVRAYQRAAQNIEALTQDVEELARRGQLTRIPGIGADLAGKIKEILETGTLSLYEELKREVPPELLKFLEIPGLGPKKAKLIYETLGIKTLEELERACREHKIARLPGMGYKTEENILKGLQFLKEKVGRRPLGEVLPLAEDLLEYLRKKGPVERISVAGSIRRRRETVKDIDILVTSKRPHEVMEVFVRYPRVIEVLAHGETKTSVRVKPGIQVDVRVVDPECWGAALAYFTGSKAHNIRIRELGVQRGLKINEYGIFRGNERIGGKEEEEVFAAVGLPWIPPELREDRGEIEAAQEGRLPRLVEYEEIRGDAHVHSKYSDGHSSLEEIAAFAESLGLSWVGICDHSQGLKVAGGVPVEALMEKKRAIEEFNRRSKRVKLIFGAEVDIRSDGTLDYPDEVLAEIDLVIAAIHTGFQQSEEQLTSRAVAALSHPLVHALAHPTGRLLGEREPYALDLKKVIETAARHGKALEINAFYNRLDLNDVNARAAKEAGVKLLIGTDAHLADQMAQIHLGTAVARRAWCEKEDVLNTLSYEEFLAWLRRARGK; encoded by the coding sequence ATGCGCAATCAAGAAGTGGCCGAGATCTTTCGCCGGGTGGCCGCCCTCCTGGAAATCAAGGGAGAAAACCCTTACCGGGTACGGGCCTATCAGCGGGCGGCCCAGAACATTGAGGCCCTTACCCAGGACGTGGAGGAACTGGCCCGCAGGGGACAGCTCACCCGCATTCCGGGAATCGGGGCCGATCTGGCCGGAAAGATCAAGGAAATCCTGGAGACCGGAACCCTTTCCCTCTATGAAGAATTAAAGCGGGAGGTCCCCCCGGAGCTCCTCAAATTTCTGGAGATTCCGGGCCTGGGGCCCAAAAAGGCCAAACTCATCTATGAAACCCTGGGGATTAAGACCCTCGAGGAGTTGGAGAGGGCCTGTCGGGAGCACAAAATCGCCCGGCTTCCGGGCATGGGCTACAAGACCGAAGAAAATATCCTTAAAGGGCTGCAATTCCTCAAGGAAAAGGTGGGCCGGAGGCCCCTCGGGGAAGTGCTCCCCCTGGCCGAAGACCTTCTGGAGTATCTACGGAAAAAGGGCCCGGTGGAAAGGATCTCTGTGGCCGGAAGTATCCGCCGGCGTCGGGAAACGGTCAAGGATATCGATATCCTGGTGACCTCCAAGCGCCCCCACGAGGTGATGGAGGTCTTCGTAAGGTATCCCCGGGTCATAGAAGTGCTGGCCCACGGGGAGACCAAGACCAGCGTCCGGGTGAAACCGGGTATCCAGGTGGACGTAAGGGTGGTGGACCCGGAATGCTGGGGGGCGGCTCTGGCCTACTTTACCGGCTCCAAGGCCCACAATATCCGTATCCGAGAGCTCGGAGTCCAGCGAGGCCTCAAGATTAACGAATACGGCATCTTCCGAGGAAACGAAAGGATCGGCGGGAAAGAGGAAGAGGAAGTCTTTGCCGCGGTAGGCCTTCCCTGGATCCCTCCGGAACTCCGGGAAGACCGGGGAGAGATCGAGGCCGCCCAGGAGGGCCGTCTTCCCCGTCTGGTGGAATACGAAGAGATCCGGGGAGACGCCCACGTGCATTCCAAATATAGCGATGGGCACTCGAGTCTCGAGGAGATAGCCGCCTTTGCGGAATCCCTGGGGCTTTCCTGGGTGGGGATCTGCGATCATTCTCAGGGGCTCAAGGTAGCCGGAGGAGTACCGGTGGAGGCCCTCATGGAAAAGAAACGGGCCATTGAGGAATTCAATCGCCGCTCCAAGCGGGTGAAACTGATCTTCGGGGCGGAGGTGGACATCCGTTCCGACGGCACTCTGGACTACCCGGACGAGGTCCTGGCGGAGATTGACCTGGTGATCGCGGCCATCCATACGGGTTTTCAACAATCCGAAGAGCAGCTCACCTCCCGGGCGGTGGCCGCCCTTTCCCACCCCCTGGTCCACGCCCTGGCCCACCCTACGGGAAGACTCCTGGGAGAGCGGGAACCCTACGCCCTGGATCTCAAAAAGGTCATTGAGACCGCGGCCCGCCACGGCAAGGCCCTGGAGATCAACGCCTTTTACAATCGCCTGGACCTGAACGATGTGAACGCTCGGGCCGCCAAGGAGGCCGGGGTAAAGCTTCTTATCGGGACCGACGCCCATCTGGCCGACCAGATGGCCCAGATCCATCTGGGGACCGCCGTGGCCCGCCGGGCTTGGTGTGAAAAGGAAGATGTGCTAAATACTCTATCGTACGAGGAATTTTTGGCCTGGTTGAGGCGGGCCAGAGGAAAATGA
- a CDS encoding acylphosphatase — translation MAKKRVHVWISGRVQGVWFRSYTKKEADRLGIKGWVRNLPDGRVEAVFEGEEEAVEAMVRWCHVGSPLSQVTGVEVKEEPYTGEFRDFSIR, via the coding sequence ATGGCTAAAAAACGGGTCCACGTCTGGATCTCCGGAAGGGTCCAGGGAGTATGGTTCCGCTCCTACACCAAAAAGGAGGCCGACCGGCTGGGGATCAAGGGCTGGGTGCGCAACCTCCCGGACGGCCGGGTGGAGGCCGTATTTGAAGGAGAGGAGGAGGCCGTGGAGGCTATGGTGCGCTGGTGCCATGTAGGCTCTCCGCTCTCCCAGGTCACCGGCGTAGAGGTAAAAGAGGAACCCTATACCGGGGAATTCCGGGACTTTTCCATAAGATAG
- a CDS encoding M20/M25/M40 family metallo-hydrolase → MLDPERLKLEFLTLAQIDSPSRKEKPLAQHLVALFEALGGECFFDHSAVYTESETGNLIVKLPGTAEAPPVLLSAHLDTIEPTPQVRPLEENGLLRNEKPGLIGADDKSGIAIIIEVVRALRESGLPYPPLELVFTTCEEIGLLGARYLDYKLLKARWGLVLDSEDPRRVVVRAPEAIKFQIRVLGRAAHAGLEPEKGLNAIKIAAEALSRLPSGRIDPETTLNFGTIKGGKATNIVPEEVVLEGEIRSHRLERLEELWERIAGVFAEVTREKGPDGRPEFEARREEMFPHFHVPEDHPLLGVLQEAGRRIGLELEFTKSEGGSDANLFNRHGVACVILGTGMRRVHSPEEYLLLEDFFLCARLVYEFLALVAQNPSAGR, encoded by the coding sequence ATGCTCGATCCCGAAAGACTTAAACTGGAATTCCTCACCCTGGCCCAGATCGATAGCCCTTCCCGCAAGGAAAAGCCTCTGGCCCAGCACCTGGTAGCCCTTTTTGAGGCCCTGGGGGGAGAATGCTTTTTTGACCACTCCGCGGTCTACACGGAATCAGAGACCGGAAACCTCATCGTAAAGCTCCCGGGGACCGCCGAAGCTCCCCCGGTCCTCCTTTCGGCCCACCTAGACACCATTGAACCCACCCCGCAGGTAAGGCCCCTGGAGGAAAACGGCCTCCTGCGCAACGAAAAGCCCGGCCTGATAGGAGCCGACGACAAGAGCGGGATCGCCATTATCATCGAGGTAGTGCGCGCCCTGCGGGAAAGCGGTCTGCCCTACCCTCCTCTGGAGTTGGTCTTCACCACCTGTGAAGAGATCGGCCTTCTGGGGGCCCGCTATCTGGATTACAAGCTCCTCAAGGCCCGCTGGGGCCTGGTCCTGGACTCCGAAGACCCTCGGCGGGTGGTAGTGCGGGCCCCGGAGGCCATAAAATTTCAAATTCGGGTCCTGGGAAGGGCGGCCCATGCGGGGCTTGAGCCGGAAAAAGGCCTTAACGCCATTAAAATCGCCGCCGAAGCCCTTTCAAGGCTCCCCTCCGGCCGCATAGACCCCGAGACCACCCTTAACTTCGGCACCATAAAAGGAGGGAAGGCCACCAACATCGTTCCCGAAGAGGTGGTGCTTGAGGGTGAAATCCGGAGTCACCGTCTGGAAAGGCTCGAAGAGCTTTGGGAGAGGATCGCGGGGGTCTTTGCGGAGGTCACCCGGGAAAAAGGGCCGGACGGACGCCCGGAATTTGAAGCCCGGCGGGAGGAGATGTTCCCTCATTTCCATGTGCCCGAGGATCATCCCCTCCTCGGAGTTCTCCAGGAAGCCGGTCGGAGGATAGGACTTGAGCTTGAATTTACGAAAAGTGAAGGAGGCTCGGACGCCAATCTTTTTAACCGCCACGGGGTGGCCTGCGTAATCCTGGGGACCGGGATGCGGCGGGTGCATTCCCCGGAGGAGTACCTCCTTCTGGAAGACTTTTTCCTCTGCGCCCGTCTGGTCTATGAATTCCTGGCTCTGGTGGCTCAAAACCCTTCGGCGGGCCGTTGA
- a CDS encoding ComF family protein: MNSWLWWLKTLRRAVEAFFFPVRCLACGQWTEKGPVCKDCYEKLPWNRKSCPVCARPYPPEVPPHPCGDCLQPRAFDRVIAPLRYEPPVSEWLQGLKFREDFVLARDLAVLLKEALAKEGPFDLVIPVPLSPKRRRTRGFNQAALLARWAFGGFEEILARRRETLPQSELPARERRRNVRGAFGLRKPQDLSGKHILLVDDIFTTGATAEECARVLKRAGALRVTVAVVARA; encoded by the coding sequence ATGAATTCCTGGCTCTGGTGGCTCAAAACCCTTCGGCGGGCCGTTGAGGCCTTCTTTTTCCCGGTCCGCTGCCTGGCCTGTGGCCAATGGACCGAAAAAGGCCCGGTATGTAAGGACTGCTATGAAAAACTTCCCTGGAATCGGAAAAGCTGTCCGGTGTGCGCCCGGCCCTATCCCCCAGAGGTCCCTCCCCACCCCTGCGGGGACTGCCTCCAACCCCGGGCCTTTGACCGGGTGATAGCCCCCTTGCGTTACGAGCCTCCGGTGTCGGAATGGCTCCAGGGGCTCAAATTTCGGGAGGACTTTGTGCTGGCCAGAGACCTGGCAGTCCTTTTAAAAGAGGCCCTGGCGAAAGAAGGGCCCTTTGACCTGGTGATCCCGGTGCCCCTTTCCCCGAAAAGAAGACGGACTCGGGGGTTTAATCAGGCGGCCTTATTGGCCCGCTGGGCCTTCGGGGGCTTTGAGGAAATTCTCGCCCGCCGCAGGGAGACCCTACCCCAGAGCGAACTTCCGGCCCGAGAAAGACGGCGCAATGTGCGCGGGGCCTTTGGGCTCCGAAAGCCGCAGGACCTTTCGGGAAAACATATTCTTCTGGTGGACGATATCTTCACCACCGGAGCCACGGCCGAAGAGTGTGCCCGGGTCCTCAAGCGGGCCGGGGCCTTACGGGTGACCGTGGCGGTGGTGGCCCGGGCCTGA